One stretch of Arachis hypogaea cultivar Tifrunner chromosome 20, arahy.Tifrunner.gnm2.J5K5, whole genome shotgun sequence DNA includes these proteins:
- the LOC112782596 gene encoding F-box/kelch-repeat protein At1g55270: MDRVIQPPLVDTTACLCRVDTGLKTVAGAKRYVPGTKLCLRPDIKPSIHPTRNKPARGDRSRNQSPLLPGLPDDLAIACLIRVPRVEHRKLRLVCKRWYRLLTGNFFYSLRKSLGVAEEWIYVIKRDRDGKISWHAFDPVYQLWQPLPPIPKEYSGALGFGCAVLSGCHLYLFGGKDPLKGSMRRVIFYSARTNKWHRAPDMLRRRHFFGSCVINNCLYVAGGENEGVHRSLRSAEVYDPNKNRWSFVSDMSTAMVPFIGVVYNGKWFLKGLGSHRQVMSEVYQPDTDSWYPVFDGMVAGWRNPSTTLNGQLYALDCKDGCKLRLYDEITNSWSKHIDSKMHLGNSRAMEAAALVPLNGKLCIIRNNMSISLVDVSKFEHLNGSSAEQLWETIAGKGQFRTLMTNLWSSLAGRNRLKSHIVHCQVLQA; this comes from the exons ATGGACAGAGTTATTCAACCTCCTTTG GTTGATACGACTGCATGTTTATGTCGAGTAGATACGGGGTTGAAAACTGTTGCTGGAGCAAAGAGGTATGTCCCTGGAACAAAGCTGTGCCTTCGACCAGATATTAAACCATCCATTCACCCGACAAGAAACAAGCCAGCTCGTGGTGACAGAAGCCGGAATCAGTCCCCACTACTTCCAGGACTTCCTGATGATCTAGCTATTGCTTGCCTTATCCGGGTCCCAAGGGTTGAACACCGCAAACTTCGGTTAGTCTGCAAAAGATGGTATCGTCTCTTGACTGGTAACTTCTTTTACTCACTCCGCAAGAGTCTTGGGGTTGCAGAAGAGTGGATATATGTCATTAAGAGAGACCGAGATGGGAAAATATCATGGCATGCTTTTGATCCTGTGTACCAACTATGGCAGCCCCTGCCTCCAATTCCTAAGGAATACTCTGGAGCTTTGGGTTTTGGCTGTGCAGTTCTAAGTGGTTGTCACCTGTACTTGTTTGGGGGGAAGGATCCACTGAAGGGGTCAATGAGAAGGGTCATCTTTTATAGTGCTAGGACAAATAAATGGCACCGTGCCCCAGATATGCTTCGCAGGCGGCACTTCTTCGGTTCATGTGTCATAAACAATTGTCTGTATGTGGCTGGTGGAGAGAATGAGGGCGTCCATCGGTCCTTGAGATCAGCTGAAGTTTATGATCCTAATAAGAATCGATGGTCATTTGTTTCAGATATGAGCACTGCAATGGTGCCTTTCATAGGTGTTGTCTATAACGGAAAGTGGTTCCTGAAGGGACTTGGTTCTCATCGGCAGGTTATGAGTGAGGTTTACCAGCCAGACACTGATAGCTGGTATCCTGTTTTTGATGGAATGGTTGCCGGCTGGAGGAACCCGAGCACTACTCTCAATGGACAGTTGTATGCCTTGGACTGCAAGGATGGTTGCAAACTTAGGCTTTACGACGAGATTACCAATTCATGGAGCAAACATATTGACAGTAAAATGCATTTAGGGAACTCGCGTGCTATGGAGGCTGCTGCTCTAGTCCCCCTCAATGGCAAACTTTGTATCATCCGGAACAATATGAGCATTTCTCTGGTGGATGTTTCCAAATTCGAACATTTGAACGGATCTTCCGCCGAACAGTTATGGGAAACTATTGCAGGGAAAGGACAGTTCAGGACTTTAATGACGAATCTGTGGTCTAGCCTTGCTGGGAGAAACAGGCTCAAAAGCCACATAGTTCACTGTCAGGTTCTTCAAGCTTAA